A stretch of the Erinaceus europaeus chromosome 1, mEriEur2.1, whole genome shotgun sequence genome encodes the following:
- the ZWINT gene encoding ZW10 interactor produces MEPAVETRAAAAVREVLAEATGILEPVGPREEAELPAQVLAEFVADSRKKDKLLCSQLQVADLLQNFLAQQTSQGLDPLASEDISRQKAVAAKEQWKELKAAYQEHVEDITRMLTHFTPKVDEVQKKRAQLQDALEQLQAKKQLAAEKLRTAQKQWQLQQEKQVQFLAEVSAEVRNAKTGIQQELEQLSRELEALKQQSLQEQDKLRRHQIFLQLLYTLQGQVQAEEPEPQTNNLPEEKPQ; encoded by the exons ATGGAGCCCGCGGTGGAGACTCGGGCTGCGGCTGCTGTGcggga GGTGTTGGCAGAGGCGACGGGCATCCTGGAGCCCGTAGGTCCGCGGGAGGAGGCAGAGCTGCCGGCCCAGGTCCTGGCCGAGTTTGTGGCG GACTCCCGCAAGAAGGACAAGCTGCTCTGTAGCCAGCTGCAGGTGGCGGACTTGCTGCAGAATTTCTTGGCTCAGCAAACCAGCCAGGGCCTGGATCCCTTGGCTTCCGAAGACATAAGCC GGCAGAAAGCAGTCGCCGCTAAGGAGCAGTGGAAAGAGCTGAAGGCCGCTTACCAAGAGCACGTGGAGGACATCACAAGGATGCTTACGCACTTCACGCCCAAGGTGGACGAGGTCCAGAAAAAGCGAGCCCAGCTCCAGGACGCCCTGGAGCAGCTCCAGGCCAAG AAGCAATTAGCTGCGGAGAAACTCAGGACAGCCCAAAAGCAGTGGCAGCTACAACAG GAGAAGCAGGTGCAGTTTCTGGCAGAGGTGTCTGCAGAAGTAAGAAACGCCAAGACGGGCATCCAGCAGGAACTGGAGCAGCTGTCTCGGGAGCTTGAAGCCTTGAAGCAGCAGTCGCTGCAGGAGCAAGACAAGCTGCGGCG GCACCAAATCTTTCTCCAGCTTCTATACACCCTGCAGGGTCAGGTGCAGGCAGAAGAACCAGAACCACAAACCAACAATCTGCCTGAGGAAAAACCCCAGTAG